In Ignatzschineria sp. RMDPL8A, the sequence TCAGTGTGCTCAATGTGAGCAGGATCAGTGTGATGATTTATACTCATAATTAATACCCTTCGCCTTCGCGTACTTTTCCGCGGAAGACATAGTAAATGTAAGCGGTATACGCTAATACTAGAGGAACGAAGATGAACGCGCCCACAATTGAGAAGCTAAGCGTTGATCTTGGTGCCGCCGCATCGAAGATCGTCACTTGGAAGGGAACGATGTACGGAAGTAAAAATCCGACTAATCCCACCGCACCAAGTACGGTCAATACCAGCGTAAACACAAACGGTTGCCAATGCGTATTTTCATTTTTAATCGAGCGCATTAAGATAAATCCAACGACGATCGCTAAGACATACGCCACTGCAAACACATAGATTTTCCAGATGTTCGCGTCTTTGAAGAGCTCACCCTTCCAATGAACGATGGTCCATACTAAGATGATGCTTGCAAGAACGAAGAACCCAACGGCAATCTTTTTCGCTAAGGTGCGAACGCGTGCTTGGAGGCGACCTTCGGTTTTCTTAATGAGCCAGGTTGATCCTAAAAGCGCATAGAAAACGGTTAAGCCAGCACCGGTTAAAATGGTAAATGGCGATAACCATGACCATGAACCGCCCGCCATGACGAGGTCTAAAGCACCTTTTGATACATAGCCTGCTGGCGCATTGACGGCTTCGCCTGCTGGAATGAACTCAAATCCTTGGATAAGCGCCCCTGCGATCACCCCTTGGAAAAATCCTGCAAAGAGTGAGCCATAGAAGAATGCTTTGTCCCAGATGTGACGTTTATCGTCGGAGGCTTTTCCTCTAAACTCAAAGGAGACACCGCGGAAGATAAGCGCCATCAGAAGCAGAATCACCGGGATATAGAGCCCCGATAACACCACCGCATAAGCAATGGGGAAAATACCGAAAAGTGCCGCACCACCAAGGATTAACCACGTTTCGTTACCATCCCATACCGGGCCAATACTGTTCATCACAGTGGTACGATCCGCATCCGTTTCAACAAACGGATACATCATACCTGCCCCAAGGTCGAAACCATCAAGGATAACGTAGATCGCAACTCCTAAGAGAATGATCCCCGTCCATAAAATTACTAAAGTATTATATTCCATTGTTGATCTCCTTATTTCTCTAAAGCTGGTGCTTCAGTGCTGTTTGGACCTTTACGTAAGATACGGAAAAGGAACGTGACACCGAATGCGAAGACTGTGAGGTAAGCAATCACAAAGAGCGTAAGAGAGATGGTTAGATCCGTTGCGGTATTGGTGAAGGAGTGCCCTTCCTCTACGCGCATTAAATGATACACAAGCCAAGGTTGACGACCAATTTCAGTCACGAACCAGCCCGCAAGTACTGAGATTAGTCCTGATGGACCCATCATCACCGCAAAACGTAAGAAACCAGGTTTCTCGCCAAGCGTTGATTTACGGCGTTGCCATACACCCCAAGCGCCTAACAGCACCATTAAGAATCCAAGGCCAACCATCACGCGGAATGACCAGAATACCCAACCAACCGGCGGACGATTCTCTTTAGGGAATTTTTTAAGGTGATCGACTTTACCATCTAAGCTGTGCGTTAACACTAAGCTCGCAGCATAAGGGATTTCGATTGAGAAGTGATTACGCTCATTTTCTTGATCCGGAATGGCAAAGAGGATAAAAGGCGTTGATTCACCGTCTGGAACAGGATCCCAGTGACCTTCGATAGCCGCTAATTTCTCAGGCTGATGGTCACGCACTTTAAGGCCGTGATAGTCACCGACCGCCACTTGGAATACCGATACCACTAAAAGCGCAGTTAAAGACATGCTAAGCATTTTCTTAACGGCTGCATTTTTGTTGCCTTTAAGCATATGCCATGCTGCAGTACCTGAAATGATTAAGGTCGCCGTTAAGAGCGCTGCCGTTAACATATGCACCATGCGCACAGGAAGCGACGCACTAAATAAGATCGCAAGCCAATCTTTTACCACCACAGCACCATCGACAATCTCAATCGCGCCCGATTCAAGACTAGGAGGCGTTTGCATGAAGCTATTGGATACCAAAATCCAGTACGCTGAAAAGGTCGTTCCTAATGCCACCATTGCTGTTGCAAAGAAGTGCATTTTAGGACTGACACGATTACGACCGAAGAGCATAATTCCTAAGAATCCCGCTTCTAAAAAGAACGCCGTTAAGACTTCATAAATTAATAAAGGACCCGTCACCGAGCCTGAAAATTTAGAGAATTCACTCC encodes:
- the cydB gene encoding cytochrome d ubiquinol oxidase subunit II, with protein sequence MEYNTLVILWTGIILLGVAIYVILDGFDLGAGMMYPFVETDADRTTVMNSIGPVWDGNETWLILGGAALFGIFPIAYAVVLSGLYIPVILLLMALIFRGVSFEFRGKASDDKRHIWDKAFFYGSLFAGFFQGVIAGALIQGFEFIPAGEAVNAPAGYVSKGALDLVMAGGSWSWLSPFTILTGAGLTVFYALLGSTWLIKKTEGRLQARVRTLAKKIAVGFFVLASIILVWTIVHWKGELFKDANIWKIYVFAVAYVLAIVVGFILMRSIKNENTHWQPFVFTLVLTVLGAVGLVGFLLPYIVPFQVTIFDAAAPRSTLSFSIVGAFIFVPLVLAYTAYIYYVFRGKVREGEGY
- a CDS encoding cytochrome ubiquinol oxidase subunit I, which gives rise to MSAILLARIQFAFTVSFHILFPAITIGLGMWLVTLEGLWLKTKKQVYMDIYNFWVKFFAVAFGMGVVSGVVMAFQFGSNWSEFSKFSGSVTGPLLIYEVLTAFFLEAGFLGIMLFGRNRVSPKMHFFATAMVALGTTFSAYWILVSNSFMQTPPSLESGAIEIVDGAVVVKDWLAILFSASLPVRMVHMLTAALLTATLIISGTAAWHMLKGNKNAAVKKMLSMSLTALLVVSVFQVAVGDYHGLKVRDHQPEKLAAIEGHWDPVPDGESTPFILFAIPDQENERNHFSIEIPYAASLVLTHSLDGKVDHLKKFPKENRPPVGWVFWSFRVMVGLGFLMVLLGAWGVWQRRKSTLGEKPGFLRFAVMMGPSGLISVLAGWFVTEIGRQPWLVYHLMRVEEGHSFTNTATDLTISLTLFVIAYLTVFAFGVTFLFRILRKGPNSTEAPALEK